One genomic segment of Fervidobacterium pennivorans includes these proteins:
- a CDS encoding nucleotidyltransferase family protein: protein MKRQEDILKILTEQKQYLVQNFGVEEIALFGPYARGEENEESDIDILIQFKEGYKTFDNYMELKFYLEELFGKTVDLVIKSAIKPRLKPYILEEAKYV from the coding sequence ATGAAAAGGCAAGAAGATATTCTCAAAATACTAACTGAACAAAAACAATACCTTGTTCAAAATTTTGGTGTAGAAGAAATTGCACTCTTTGGTCCGTACGCGAGAGGTGAGGAGAACGAAGAGAGTGATATTGACATTTTGATTCAATTTAAAGAAGGCTATAAAACATTCGATAACTACATGGAACTAAAATTCTACCTTGAAGAACTTTTCGGAAAAACCGTCGACCTTGTTATCAAATCTGCTATAAAACCCCGACTTAAACCATACATTTTGGAGGAAGCAAAGTATGTCTAA
- a CDS encoding glycosyltransferase family 2 protein has translation MSAINSQNKVSIIIPVYNEEKTISKTIESLLNNDYKDIEFIVIDGMSTDKTKEVAKEYASKYPTKIKILENPKKYTPAGLNIGIQNASGKYIMIASGHATYSENYISACVEALESNLCDVAGGIMETLPRDKTDRAIAISEVLKHPFGIGGAKYRTGVKNNEYVDTVAYGIYKKEIFENIGLFDERLIRNQDIEFNLRLKRAGYRIMLIPQAKSYYYARDTFKKLWQNNYSNGFWVTYSSKYVKGAYRLRHLIPLFFVVYLLTLLIICSIPVIPTFLKAVYSIPFLLYLSLSTIHSFKIASRCGNFKLFFYSFIAFLTLHVSYGIGSLAGIIKKTN, from the coding sequence ATGTCTGCCATAAATTCTCAAAACAAAGTATCGATAATTATCCCAGTTTACAACGAAGAAAAGACCATTTCAAAAACCATTGAAAGCCTACTCAACAATGATTATAAAGACATCGAATTCATCGTCATAGATGGAATGAGCACTGACAAAACGAAGGAAGTTGCCAAAGAATATGCTTCAAAATATCCTACAAAAATAAAGATACTCGAAAATCCTAAAAAGTACACGCCTGCCGGCTTGAATATCGGGATACAAAACGCTTCTGGAAAGTATATAATGATAGCAAGTGGGCATGCAACTTACTCAGAGAACTATATATCTGCCTGCGTTGAAGCTCTTGAATCAAATCTTTGTGATGTTGCGGGCGGAATAATGGAAACACTTCCGCGAGATAAAACAGATAGGGCTATAGCAATAAGCGAAGTACTAAAACACCCATTCGGCATAGGTGGGGCAAAGTACAGAACAGGTGTTAAAAACAACGAGTATGTCGATACCGTTGCATACGGAATATACAAAAAAGAAATTTTCGAAAACATTGGGCTATTTGATGAACGGTTGATAAGAAACCAAGACATAGAGTTCAACTTGCGTTTAAAACGCGCAGGCTACAGGATTATGCTCATTCCTCAAGCAAAATCATATTACTATGCAAGAGATACTTTCAAAAAACTCTGGCAAAACAACTATTCAAACGGATTTTGGGTAACTTATAGCTCAAAGTACGTAAAAGGAGCCTACCGATTGCGTCATTTAATACCTTTGTTTTTTGTGGTATATTTATTAACCCTCTTAATAATATGCTCTATTCCTGTAATTCCAACATTTCTGAAAGCAGTCTATTCAATCCCTTTTTTGCTTTATCTATCACTTTCTACAATCCACTCATTCAAAATAGCTAGCAGATGCGGGAATTTTAAGCTGTTTTTCTACTCTTTCATAGCATTTTTAACGTTGCACGTGTCGTATGGAATTGGTTCACTTGCCGGTATCATCAAAAAAACGAATTAG
- a CDS encoding LCP family protein produces MSFLKTLLSVLLTVTITGLIIWIYFETKISKITFTPEFTAQDVNVHDTTQIANSPRSKVAIALFGLDARYEGEHARSDTIMLLLIDHSRKKIKIASIMRDLYVDVPGHGKRKINSAYELGGPKLALSTLNLTFELPLTKYVTVDFRGFEKIIDAVGGVDIEVKDYEVEHININMREVRNLIGGEVPEVKRPGLQHLNGRQALGYARIRYVGNGDYERVQRQQRVLEQVFEKVKSASLGTKLRIIDMVLPYVETNLTRNDLISLAMKNYSKYTLERIRIPIDGSYREGYATIDGIKQWIFITDIEKNKQALHEFLER; encoded by the coding sequence ATGTCCTTTCTAAAAACCTTACTTTCCGTTCTATTAACAGTTACAATCACAGGTTTAATTATTTGGATTTACTTCGAAACAAAAATCTCAAAAATCACATTCACACCTGAATTTACTGCTCAAGATGTGAATGTTCATGACACCACCCAAATTGCAAACTCACCGCGTTCGAAGGTCGCGATCGCACTCTTCGGACTTGATGCAAGATACGAAGGCGAGCATGCAAGAAGCGACACTATTATGCTTCTTCTAATAGACCACTCAAGAAAGAAAATTAAGATTGCCTCAATAATGAGAGACCTATATGTTGATGTTCCAGGCCACGGTAAACGAAAAATCAACAGCGCTTACGAACTCGGTGGACCAAAATTGGCACTTTCCACTCTAAATCTGACATTCGAACTTCCCTTAACAAAGTATGTTACCGTCGATTTCCGCGGCTTTGAGAAAATAATCGACGCTGTTGGCGGAGTTGACATAGAAGTCAAGGACTATGAAGTGGAGCATATAAATATAAATATGAGAGAAGTGAGAAACCTCATAGGTGGGGAGGTACCTGAAGTAAAACGTCCTGGTTTGCAACATCTCAATGGAAGGCAAGCTCTTGGGTATGCGAGAATAAGATACGTAGGTAACGGTGACTACGAAAGAGTCCAAAGACAACAACGCGTCCTCGAACAAGTTTTTGAAAAAGTGAAAAGCGCATCACTTGGAACAAAACTGCGTATAATTGACATGGTGCTACCGTACGTTGAGACAAACCTAACCAGAAACGATCTCATTTCTCTTGCGATGAAAAACTATTCGAAATACACACTTGAGCGAATCAGAATTCCTATCGATGGTTCGTATAGAGAAGGGTATGCAACAATTGATGGAATAAAACAGTGGATATTCATTACTGATATAGAAAAAAACAAACAAGCACTGCATGAGTTCTTGGAAAGATAA
- the wecB gene encoding non-hydrolyzing UDP-N-acetylglucosamine 2-epimerase, whose product MKVLSLVGARPQFIKEAVLHKEFEKAGIQEILVHSGQHYDFNMSDVFFQVLEIRKPDYYLSVGSGLHGEMTGKIMIEFEKIVLEEKPDVILVYGDTNTTLAGAIVGAKLKIPVAHVEAGLRQEPKDMPEEINRVLTDRVSKYLFCPTQLAVENLKKEGIEQGVYFVGDVMYDLFLMMKPLFKYDVYESASLEEGKYIVMTLHRDFNVDNKEKFEKILKEVAKVAEKVKVVFPVHPRTRKRISEFGLDEYLKDILVIEPIDYLNLMGLVEKSWKVITDSGGLQKEAYFAGKRAVVVMPDSGWRELVETGWNILADGEGIYDAVFSSEEKRYPTGLYGNGDAGKRMVEILTK is encoded by the coding sequence ATGAAAGTCCTATCCTTGGTCGGTGCAAGGCCGCAGTTTATTAAGGAAGCTGTTTTACACAAAGAGTTTGAAAAAGCAGGCATTCAAGAAATTCTCGTCCACTCTGGTCAGCACTATGATTTCAACATGAGCGATGTGTTTTTCCAAGTGCTCGAAATTAGAAAGCCCGATTATTACCTCAGCGTGGGTTCTGGACTGCACGGTGAGATGACCGGCAAGATTATGATCGAGTTTGAGAAGATCGTGCTTGAAGAGAAACCTGATGTGATACTTGTCTACGGCGATACAAACACAACACTTGCAGGGGCGATTGTGGGAGCAAAGCTCAAGATACCCGTTGCACACGTTGAAGCTGGCTTAAGGCAAGAGCCGAAAGATATGCCTGAAGAGATAAACCGAGTGCTCACAGATAGAGTTTCTAAGTACCTGTTCTGTCCGACTCAACTGGCTGTTGAGAATTTGAAAAAAGAAGGTATAGAGCAAGGAGTTTATTTTGTCGGAGATGTGATGTACGATTTGTTTTTGATGATGAAACCGTTGTTTAAGTACGACGTATATGAGTCGGCAAGTCTTGAGGAAGGAAAGTACATAGTTATGACCCTTCACAGGGATTTTAATGTAGACAACAAGGAGAAGTTCGAAAAGATTTTGAAGGAAGTTGCCAAGGTTGCCGAAAAAGTTAAAGTTGTGTTTCCGGTTCATCCAAGGACAAGGAAGAGAATCTCAGAATTTGGACTCGATGAATATTTGAAGGACATCTTGGTTATAGAACCTATCGATTATCTGAATTTGATGGGCTTAGTTGAAAAGTCGTGGAAAGTGATAACTGACAGCGGTGGGTTGCAAAAGGAGGCGTATTTTGCTGGTAAGCGTGCAGTAGTTGTGATGCCAGACTCTGGATGGCGTGAATTGGTGGAAACAGGATGGAACATATTAGCTGATGGTGAAGGGATATACGATGCGGTGTTTAGCAGCGAAGAAAAGCGATATCCAACAGGACTATATGGAAATGGCGATGCAGGGAAGAGGATGGTTGAGATTTTAACTAAGTAA
- a CDS encoding glycosyltransferase family protein has translation MKKVLVIGYMHPKDDKRVHRTVKALSKVAHVFYQYLTDMPEKEYRDGNIHYLPIEWHENVNANAFVKLWKRRKLDKKIVDLIENSDYDILYMHHFLPSKPIEPFVYAKKKGKRIVYDVHEYHPENFLSNFSGIIGKLKTAIMRSIFERQIELSDKLVFVSYEQMEYSLRGRKKECLVVPNYASIVLSSTEKEKSIVFVGKITRALGEEEQVVKELIRQGFIFKIVGMDSKAFSNINHICTGFLPYEEMMKEISKASFSLVSFKTTGREDYKNDLWSLPHKFFDSLAASTPVIVSDRFVSLRRVVEELGVGVVINPKDVDGSVRKILEAYKEYDKLLADVERYKDRFVWDERKEKEFIEFVLG, from the coding sequence ATGAAGAAGGTACTTGTAATAGGCTACATGCATCCAAAAGATGATAAGCGTGTGCACAGAACGGTGAAAGCACTCTCAAAAGTTGCACACGTGTTCTATCAGTACTTGACCGATATGCCTGAGAAAGAATACAGAGATGGGAACATACATTATCTTCCCATCGAATGGCACGAGAATGTGAATGCAAACGCTTTCGTTAAGCTTTGGAAGAGGCGAAAGCTCGATAAAAAGATAGTGGACTTAATAGAGAATTCGGACTATGATATTCTTTACATGCACCACTTTTTGCCTTCAAAACCAATTGAACCTTTTGTGTATGCAAAAAAGAAGGGGAAAAGAATAGTTTACGATGTGCATGAGTACCATCCAGAGAATTTTCTATCGAATTTTTCTGGAATAATTGGAAAATTGAAGACTGCGATTATGAGAAGTATATTTGAACGGCAAATTGAGTTGTCTGATAAGCTTGTGTTTGTGTCTTACGAACAGATGGAGTATTCGTTGAGAGGAAGAAAAAAAGAATGCTTGGTTGTTCCAAATTATGCGAGTATCGTGTTATCGAGTACCGAAAAGGAAAAGTCAATTGTCTTTGTTGGGAAGATAACAAGAGCCCTTGGTGAAGAGGAACAGGTTGTAAAAGAACTTATCAGACAAGGTTTTATTTTCAAAATAGTAGGTATGGATTCAAAAGCTTTCTCGAACATTAATCATATTTGTACTGGCTTTCTTCCGTATGAGGAAATGATGAAAGAGATATCGAAGGCTTCATTTTCGCTCGTGTCCTTTAAAACTACTGGGAGAGAAGATTACAAGAATGATTTATGGTCGTTGCCGCATAAATTTTTCGACTCGCTTGCCGCAAGCACTCCGGTGATTGTGAGCGATAGATTTGTTTCCTTGAGACGAGTTGTTGAGGAACTTGGCGTAGGTGTGGTGATTAATCCAAAAGATGTTGATGGCTCAGTGAGGAAGATACTGGAAGCGTATAAAGAATACGATAAGCTTTTAGCGGATGTTGAGAGGTACAAAGATAGATTCGTTTGGGATGAAAGAAAAGAGAAAGAGTTCATTGAGTTCGTTCTTGGATAA
- the wecB gene encoding non-hydrolyzing UDP-N-acetylglucosamine 2-epimerase — translation MRIGIVFGTRPEIIKVAPVYLKAKEMEKDGIEADFICTGQHREMVDMMKGIFNVEADIDMNIMTANQTLNEVMYKVVRGFEELLKERHYDWIFVQGDTTTAMAAALAAFNRGVKVGHIEAGLRSGNLYDPFPEEMNRRVIDQVSEKMFAPTQRAKETLLKEGFDEKRIIVTGNTVIDAQMYVVNHFDLESVRKKIIDHENYFLVTLHRRENIGQRMRNILRALRKFSEKEGIEIVFPVHKNPKVRDIVYTELDGCKNAHLIEPVDYVELTALLKGARFVATDSGGIQEEAPTFGKFVVVCRKTTERPELIESGFGVLAGTQEESVLDALYKAVDFEPHDLRNPFGDGKASERILKSLMEENR, via the coding sequence GTGAGAATAGGTATTGTTTTTGGTACAAGACCAGAGATTATTAAAGTTGCACCTGTATATTTGAAAGCAAAGGAAATGGAAAAAGATGGCATTGAGGCTGATTTTATCTGCACTGGTCAGCACAGGGAAATGGTCGATATGATGAAGGGGATTTTCAACGTTGAAGCGGATATCGATATGAATATCATGACAGCAAATCAAACGCTCAATGAGGTGATGTATAAGGTCGTTCGTGGATTCGAGGAGTTGTTAAAAGAAAGGCACTATGATTGGATTTTTGTTCAGGGCGATACAACTACGGCAATGGCAGCAGCACTTGCTGCGTTCAATAGAGGTGTGAAAGTTGGGCATATTGAGGCAGGTCTTAGAAGTGGGAATTTGTATGACCCGTTTCCAGAAGAGATGAATAGGAGGGTTATCGATCAAGTTTCCGAGAAAATGTTTGCACCAACGCAGAGAGCTAAGGAGACGCTTTTAAAAGAAGGGTTTGATGAGAAAAGAATCATCGTTACAGGCAATACCGTAATCGATGCTCAGATGTACGTTGTAAATCATTTTGACCTTGAGAGCGTGAGAAAGAAGATAATAGACCATGAGAATTACTTTCTTGTGACTTTGCACAGAAGAGAGAACATAGGTCAACGAATGAGAAATATATTGAGGGCGTTAAGAAAATTCTCTGAAAAAGAGGGGATAGAAATCGTCTTTCCAGTGCACAAGAATCCAAAAGTTAGAGATATTGTATATACTGAATTAGATGGCTGTAAAAATGCGCATTTGATAGAACCCGTTGATTATGTGGAGCTTACCGCTTTGCTTAAAGGTGCAAGGTTTGTTGCTACGGATAGTGGTGGCATACAAGAGGAAGCACCAACGTTTGGAAAGTTCGTCGTTGTGTGTAGAAAGACAACGGAAAGACCGGAGCTGATAGAGAGCGGATTTGGTGTTCTGGCTGGCACGCAGGAAGAGAGCGTGTTGGATGCACTCTACAAAGCGGTTGATTTTGAGCCACACGATTTGAGAAATCCGTTTGGTGATGGGAAAGCATCCGAGAGGATACTCAAATCGCTCATGGAGGAAAATAGATGA
- a CDS encoding AAA family ATPase, protein MGSFVNPFKIGKTYTPENFIDRKEEYSYLCNAVESGNNVVVVGPRRFGKTWLLQKFIAEGGYPVIYLDLFGCFSLKGFVQKMMKQAYELLKGKNPMSFVGRYLKHIAKHVSFSFDVGGISFSIDNDLSDELLIEQMYELLEGVQKDLKKKLVVVLDEFQAYKSISEKLPESLRSFYQTQKDVVFVFSGSMRHMIEELFFEKSGVLYHSSLRVDIGKTLPEDESIEYIVENFNSTGKKIILEDAKRIYRLTKGHPYFLQLLCYELWDKAGELISEEEIDVIFDSLCERESYGYELIIETLEYKYLKNVLKLISEQTDGYFSIANLQKYKIPNATTLNNLLKKLTERGIIEKFGRGKYQIIDPLFERYVMVRME, encoded by the coding sequence ATGGGGAGTTTTGTTAATCCGTTTAAGATTGGCAAGACGTACACTCCAGAGAATTTTATTGATAGAAAGGAAGAATATAGTTATTTGTGCAATGCAGTTGAGAGTGGGAACAATGTTGTGGTTGTTGGTCCACGAAGGTTTGGTAAGACATGGCTTTTGCAAAAGTTCATAGCTGAAGGTGGGTATCCGGTAATCTATCTTGATTTGTTTGGTTGTTTTTCGTTGAAAGGTTTTGTGCAAAAGATGATGAAGCAGGCATACGAGTTGCTGAAAGGTAAAAACCCTATGAGCTTTGTGGGTAGGTATCTTAAGCATATTGCAAAGCATGTGAGTTTTTCTTTTGATGTTGGTGGGATTTCGTTTTCGATAGATAACGATTTAAGCGATGAGTTACTCATTGAGCAGATGTATGAACTATTGGAAGGTGTGCAAAAAGATTTAAAGAAGAAGTTAGTTGTTGTGCTCGATGAGTTTCAGGCTTATAAATCTATTAGTGAGAAGCTACCGGAGAGTTTGAGAAGTTTCTACCAGACGCAAAAAGATGTAGTGTTTGTTTTCTCAGGTTCGATGAGGCACATGATTGAAGAGTTATTCTTTGAAAAGTCAGGGGTGTTGTATCATTCGTCTTTGCGAGTAGATATTGGAAAGACGCTTCCTGAAGATGAAAGTATTGAGTATATCGTTGAAAACTTTAATAGCACTGGAAAAAAGATAATATTGGAGGATGCAAAGAGGATATATAGGCTTACGAAAGGACACCCATATTTTCTCCAACTTCTGTGCTATGAGCTGTGGGATAAGGCAGGGGAGCTGATAAGCGAGGAAGAAATAGATGTTATTTTTGATAGCCTTTGTGAAAGGGAATCGTATGGGTATGAGTTAATAATTGAAACTCTTGAGTACAAATATTTAAAAAATGTGCTAAAATTAATTAGTGAGCAAACAGATGGTTATTTTAGTATTGCTAACCTTCAGAAATATAAAATCCCGAATGCTACTACGTTAAATAACTTGCTTAAGAAGCTTACCGAGCGTGGAATAATCGAAAAGTTCGGTAGGGGAAAATACCAAATAATTGATCCGTTGTTTGAAAGGTATGTGATGGTGAGAATGGAATGA
- a CDS encoding transposase — MCESKFSLLKDFFRLKRGLKNKKNLARHIRGFCVVKNLWKTHNGNINLILSHLHSFITIS; from the coding sequence ATGTGTGAATCCAAGTTTTCATTGCTGAAAGACTTTTTCCGACTCAAGCGAGGACTGAAGAATAAGAAGAATTTAGCGAGACATATTCGAGGTTTTTGTGTAGTGAAGAATCTTTGGAAAACGCACAATGGTAATATCAATCTCATTCTTTCACACTTACACTCTTTCATCACTATAAGTTAA
- a CDS encoding PIN domain-containing protein has product MKKYWIDANIILRYLLNDNDELSPKAKHVMDMADKGEIALLVSVITIAEVVWVLESFYEIAKSQIADTLSVFVSSRGIECEERDNVLLALEGYKSRNVDFIDAYLAQHALSSDADGVITFDKKHFARLGVKIFEAAVFLK; this is encoded by the coding sequence ATGAAAAAATACTGGATTGATGCAAACATCATCCTAAGATACTTGCTCAACGATAACGATGAATTGTCACCAAAAGCAAAGCATGTAATGGATATGGCGGATAAGGGAGAAATTGCACTATTAGTATCTGTGATAACCATTGCTGAGGTTGTATGGGTATTAGAATCGTTTTATGAAATTGCAAAATCCCAAATCGCAGATACTTTGTCGGTATTTGTGTCATCAAGAGGTATAGAATGTGAGGAAAGGGACAACGTGCTCTTGGCTCTTGAGGGCTACAAGTCAAGGAACGTGGATTTTATTGACGCATACCTTGCGCAACATGCTCTAAGCTCAGATGCAGATGGAGTAATAACTTTTGACAAGAAACATTTTGCAAGATTAGGCGTGAAAATATTTGAAGCAGCCGTTTTTCTAAAGTAG
- a CDS encoding AbrB/MazE/SpoVT family DNA-binding domain-containing protein, producing MHEIVQSSAIISSRGQVQIPAKIRKAIGAQTGDLVIFRMLDDGTILMKIVKRKRLSELYGSLKSGVKFSSLEDETENTKKMWTAKRESERMKR from the coding sequence ATGCATGAAATTGTACAGTCTTCCGCTATTATTTCAAGTAGAGGTCAGGTGCAGATTCCAGCAAAAATACGAAAGGCAATAGGTGCCCAGACGGGAGATTTGGTCATCTTCCGTATGCTTGATGATGGAACTATTCTGATGAAAATAGTGAAAAGGAAAAGACTTTCTGAGTTGTACGGCTCTTTAAAATCAGGTGTGAAGTTTTCAAGTTTGGAAGATGAGACAGAGAACACCAAAAAGATGTGGACGGCTAAGAGGGAAAGTGAGAGGATGAAGAGATGA
- a CDS encoding lipopolysaccharide biosynthesis protein — protein MSTRKYFKSFLSFSIGTWLRAFISVFTTPIITYLINPEEFGKSAMYATAFGVINTTVLFGTDQAFVRFFYDYEEDRKNELLWSCLLPSVFIATILSLFVLVLSDRISVVLYGQRYDFINLMLVVNIYLSLFQRYNQLIVRMLKKGMLYSLIDIVAAISTTVFTIIFALISRTFYSVILGGFVGTLLALLVGISQGKSYWRVTKPRKEELKEVLKYSAPFVPTMLLFWLFSSIDRISLRQYSTFVQIGIYSAAFKVVQVLTLVQSGFTTFWVPTAYERYSKDNQDTSFFVRANEMVSFVMFSVGFLLLGFKDILFLLLAKSYRESSMVFPFLAFLPIMYSISETTVVWINFKKKSYWHMLIATVSALTNYIGNTVLVPIYGARGAAISTGISYIVFFWMRTLVAMKLHPEAGYNLKKVTLVTVLMSTVALIETFQNNVAVNMVLGALGIIITIIVYKEPFTLVKKEFLDVLKARLLR, from the coding sequence ATGAGCACGAGAAAATACTTTAAATCTTTTCTTTCCTTTTCAATTGGCACGTGGTTGCGTGCGTTTATTTCTGTTTTCACAACACCAATAATCACTTACTTGATAAATCCTGAAGAATTTGGTAAAAGTGCGATGTATGCAACAGCTTTTGGTGTAATTAACACAACTGTGCTTTTTGGAACCGACCAGGCTTTCGTAAGATTTTTTTATGACTACGAAGAAGACAGGAAAAATGAACTTCTATGGTCGTGTCTTTTGCCTTCTGTTTTTATTGCTACTATTCTCTCGCTGTTTGTCCTAGTTCTGTCGGACAGAATCAGCGTAGTGTTGTATGGTCAGAGATATGATTTTATAAACCTCATGCTCGTTGTAAATATATACCTGTCATTGTTCCAAAGGTACAATCAATTGATAGTAAGGATGTTAAAGAAAGGGATGCTCTATTCTTTGATAGATATAGTTGCCGCCATTTCAACAACAGTTTTTACGATAATCTTTGCACTAATCAGTCGCACATTTTACTCGGTAATTTTGGGAGGATTTGTTGGAACACTGCTTGCACTTTTAGTAGGTATTTCTCAAGGGAAGAGCTATTGGAGGGTAACGAAACCAAGGAAAGAAGAGTTAAAAGAAGTTCTTAAGTATAGCGCTCCATTTGTGCCAACCATGTTGTTGTTTTGGTTGTTTAGTTCAATAGATCGAATAAGCCTAAGGCAATATAGCACATTTGTGCAGATAGGAATTTACAGTGCGGCTTTCAAGGTTGTACAAGTACTAACCTTAGTACAAAGTGGTTTTACCACATTCTGGGTACCAACAGCGTATGAAAGATACTCAAAGGATAATCAGGATACATCATTCTTTGTGAGAGCCAATGAAATGGTAAGTTTTGTTATGTTTTCGGTTGGTTTTCTTCTTTTGGGTTTTAAAGATATATTGTTTTTGTTGTTGGCAAAGTCATATAGAGAAAGTAGTATGGTGTTTCCATTCTTAGCATTCTTGCCAATAATGTATTCTATTTCTGAAACAACGGTAGTGTGGATAAACTTTAAGAAAAAAAGTTATTGGCATATGTTGATAGCGACGGTTTCCGCTTTAACAAACTACATCGGCAATACAGTATTAGTTCCGATTTACGGAGCCAGAGGTGCGGCAATATCAACCGGGATATCGTATATTGTATTTTTCTGGATGAGGACTTTGGTTGCGATGAAGTTGCATCCGGAAGCAGGATACAATTTGAAGAAAGTTACATTGGTAACTGTTTTGATGTCAACTGTTGCGTTAATTGAGACGTTTCAAAACAACGTTGCGGTGAATATGGTTTTGGGAGCATTGGGGATAATAATTACGATAATTGTTTACAAAGAACCTTTTACGCTAGTAAAAAAAGAGTTTTTGGATGTTCTAAAGGCGCGACTTTTGAGGTAA
- a CDS encoding glycosyltransferase family 4 protein, with amino-acid sequence MKVFVLTNLFPREGNLANGVFITRRIEQCVKLGIDYTAVPVWFKDGWLDSLARRLLRKEQINPVKEFNGVQYSRVDCKRKATWLVWRLIRKINLITEEHIIAKQAESFARCVESRFDLSSFDLIHAHGMYTPPAGLIAQILSEKYSKPYVLTVHGSDVNILMEKRKKVYLDVFESAQAVIFVSNALLEKARSFGYSGKNAVVIPNGYDPQIFRSLDKDQVRRQLGIYTEGYKYVGFVGNLIEIKRADKLVEIFDMIRKGYPKVKFIVVGVGHLRDKMEQEAEDKGLEVLFTGRLDQSEVAKYMNAMDVMVLPSRNEGWGCVVLEAQVCGTCVVGSSNGGIPEAIGFQEYVVEEGPDFEERFAKKVVEVLRSGYDRQKIVQRAQKYTWEYIVKMEKQVYEAVLQEKKEECITID; translated from the coding sequence ATGAAAGTTTTCGTCCTGACGAACCTTTTTCCACGTGAGGGGAATTTGGCAAATGGAGTATTCATAACAAGGAGGATCGAACAATGCGTTAAACTCGGCATTGATTATACAGCGGTGCCGGTTTGGTTCAAAGATGGTTGGCTAGACAGCCTTGCAAGACGCTTACTCAGAAAAGAGCAGATTAACCCGGTTAAAGAATTCAACGGGGTTCAGTACTCGCGGGTGGATTGCAAAAGAAAGGCCACCTGGTTGGTGTGGAGATTGATTAGAAAGATAAATCTGATCACTGAAGAGCACATAATAGCAAAGCAAGCCGAAAGTTTTGCACGCTGTGTGGAGTCACGTTTTGACTTATCCAGTTTCGACTTGATCCATGCCCATGGAATGTACACACCACCAGCAGGTTTAATCGCACAGATTCTATCTGAAAAGTATTCAAAACCATACGTTTTGACTGTTCATGGAAGCGATGTTAATATTCTCATGGAGAAAAGAAAGAAGGTCTACTTGGACGTTTTCGAGTCGGCTCAAGCGGTGATTTTTGTCAGCAACGCACTTCTGGAGAAAGCAAGATCTTTTGGTTACTCAGGTAAAAACGCTGTCGTCATTCCAAACGGGTACGATCCACAGATTTTCAGATCGCTCGACAAAGACCAAGTGAGAAGACAGCTTGGAATATACACCGAAGGGTACAAGTACGTTGGGTTCGTGGGAAATTTGATAGAGATAAAGCGAGCTGATAAACTTGTTGAGATATTTGACATGATTAGAAAAGGATATCCAAAAGTTAAGTTTATTGTAGTTGGAGTTGGACATTTGAGGGATAAGATGGAGCAGGAAGCGGAAGATAAAGGGTTGGAGGTTTTGTTCACAGGAAGGTTAGACCAATCTGAGGTAGCGAAATACATGAATGCAATGGATGTTATGGTTTTACCAAGTAGAAATGAAGGCTGGGGATGTGTTGTCTTGGAAGCCCAAGTATGTGGAACATGTGTGGTGGGGAGCAGCAACGGGGGGATTCCAGAAGCGATTGGGTTTCAAGAATACGTGGTTGAAGAAGGACCAGATTTTGAGGAAAGGTTCGCAAAGAAAGTCGTTGAAGTACTACGAAGTGGATATGATAGGCAGAAGATTGTTCAAAGAGCCCAGAAATACACCTGGGAGTACATTGTGAAGATGGAGAAACAGGTCTATGAAGCTGTACTGCAAGAAAAGAAAGAAGAATGTATAACGATAGACTGA